The following are from one region of the Mannheimia granulomatis genome:
- the yjgA gene encoding ribosome biogenesis factor YjgA, which produces MAKKRSKNEIDWTDEEEEIIWVSKSEIKRDSEQLKKVGAELIELTPQNLEKIPLDDDLKEAIKQAQGFKLEARRRQIQFIGKLLRNRDPEPIQEALDKVKNRHNQQQALLHKLELVRDQLITMGDASLNHLLEEYPQLDRQHLRNLIRGAVKEREANKPAKNYREIYQYLKTEIAE; this is translated from the coding sequence ATGGCTAAAAAACGTAGTAAAAATGAGATCGATTGGACAGATGAGGAAGAAGAAATCATCTGGGTCAGTAAAAGTGAAATCAAGCGTGATTCCGAGCAGCTAAAAAAAGTGGGAGCAGAATTAATTGAATTAACCCCACAAAATTTAGAAAAGATCCCATTAGACGATGATCTCAAAGAGGCTATCAAACAGGCTCAAGGCTTTAAATTAGAAGCCCGCCGCCGCCAAATTCAATTTATTGGCAAGTTACTGAGAAACCGCGATCCTGAGCCCATTCAAGAAGCGTTGGATAAAGTGAAAAACCGCCACAATCAACAACAAGCTTTATTACATAAGTTAGAATTAGTTCGGGATCAATTAATTACCATGGGCGATGCTTCATTAAATCATTTATTGGAAGAATACCCACAATTAGATCGCCAGCATTTACGCAACTTAATTCGTGGTGCAGTAAAAGAACGTGAAGCCAATAAACCGGCAAAAAATTATCGTGAAATTTATCAATATTTAAAAACAGAAATTGCAGAGTGA
- the yejK gene encoding nucleoid-associated protein YejK — MSINVSEIVLHQLQKTDGESPELKTLLRENLLDISAEVDQMMLQLHQAYQTKAKAYGLFKPESVFAQQLNRLLEKEIDFLPFSHSCAKMLAAELIKYPFADGGTFILCRYTFLATEYLFIALIDSRSSMLVDDQLEVKRTQYLEISQYDIACRINLTELKIDSQSNRYLTFVKGRVGRRIADFFMDFLSAEEGFNPQVQNQTLLQAVNDYCEQGELSAPQTREVKKQVFDYCKEQINSGEEIALNEISQVLPTLNEVEFVQFTQNEAYGLEESIPPMRSTLKALTKYSGSGKGVTISFDAQLLGERLIWDELNDTLTIKGLPANLRDQLERNK, encoded by the coding sequence ATGAGCATTAATGTTTCAGAAATTGTATTACATCAACTACAAAAAACAGATGGGGAGTCCCCGGAATTAAAGACCTTGTTACGTGAGAATTTATTAGATATTTCAGCTGAGGTTGATCAAATGATGTTGCAATTACATCAAGCCTATCAAACCAAAGCGAAAGCATACGGTTTATTTAAGCCCGAATCTGTATTTGCTCAGCAACTTAATCGTTTATTAGAGAAGGAAATTGATTTTTTACCTTTTAGCCACAGTTGTGCCAAAATGTTGGCGGCAGAGTTAATTAAATACCCTTTTGCAGATGGTGGTACCTTTATTCTTTGCCGCTATACATTTTTAGCAACCGAATATTTATTTATCGCTTTAATTGATAGTCGTAGCTCAATGTTGGTTGATGATCAGTTAGAAGTAAAACGTACTCAATATTTAGAAATTTCGCAATATGATATTGCCTGCCGTATTAATTTAACCGAGCTGAAAATTGATTCACAATCTAATCGTTATTTAACCTTTGTGAAAGGGCGGGTAGGTCGTAGAATTGCTGATTTCTTTATGGACTTTTTAAGTGCGGAAGAAGGGTTTAATCCTCAAGTTCAAAATCAAACTTTATTACAAGCAGTCAATGATTATTGTGAGCAAGGTGAATTATCTGCTCCACAAACAAGGGAAGTGAAAAAGCAAGTCTTTGATTATTGCAAGGAGCAGATCAATAGCGGCGAAGAAATTGCTTTAAATGAGATTTCACAGGTGCTTCCTACTTTAAATGAAGTGGAGTTTGTTCAATTTACCCAAAATGAAGCTTATGGCTTAGAGGAAAGTATTCCACCAATGCGTAGTACTTTAAAAGCATTAACTAAATATTCGGGTTCAGGCAAAGGGGTTACAATTAGCTTTGATGCTCAATTATTGGGTGAGCGATTGATTTGGGATGAACTAAACGATACTTTGACAATCAAAGGATTACCTGCAAATTTACGTGATCAGCTTGAGCGTAATAAATAA
- the pgeF gene encoding peptidoglycan editing factor PgeF — translation MDKIIPNWTAPQRIQAFTTVRNGGVSKAPFDSFNLGSHVNDNINDVLQNRKLLVEKFQLPHMPLFLTQTHSTRVIRLPYSGNDLEADAVYTNQPNQVCLIMTADCLPALFVSEDGKEIAAAHAGWRGLCDGVLEATVAEFACKPTNISVWLGPAIGPNAFQVGIDVIEQFCAFDPDAKEAFIKDTSTSGKFLGNLYQIAKQRLNKLGIINIWGGEHCTYTEKEQFFSYRRDKQTGRMASLIWREE, via the coding sequence ATGGACAAAATTATTCCTAATTGGACCGCCCCTCAACGCATTCAGGCGTTCACTACAGTCAGAAACGGTGGTGTCAGCAAAGCCCCTTTCGACAGTTTCAACTTAGGTAGCCACGTTAATGATAATATTAATGACGTGCTACAAAACCGCAAACTGTTGGTAGAGAAATTTCAATTACCTCACATGCCGCTGTTTTTAACACAAACGCATAGTACCAGAGTGATTCGATTACCCTATTCAGGCAATGACCTTGAAGCAGATGCTGTTTATACCAATCAGCCAAACCAAGTCTGCCTAATTATGACGGCAGATTGCTTACCGGCGTTATTCGTGAGCGAAGACGGTAAAGAAATCGCAGCCGCTCACGCAGGCTGGCGTGGTTTATGTGATGGCGTGCTAGAGGCAACTGTTGCAGAATTTGCCTGCAAGCCCACTAATATTTCTGTTTGGTTAGGACCGGCTATCGGGCCAAACGCCTTTCAGGTTGGAATCGATGTAATTGAACAATTTTGTGCCTTTGATCCAGATGCAAAAGAAGCCTTTATTAAAGATACCTCTACAAGCGGTAAGTTTTTAGGAAATCTTTACCAAATCGCAAAACAGCGATTAAACAAACTCGGCATTATCAATATTTGGGGAGGAGAACATTGCACTTACACCGAAAAAGAACAATTTTTCTCTTACCGCCGAGATAAACAGACAGGACGGATGGCAAGCCTCATTTGGCGAGAGGAATAA
- a CDS encoding DUF554 domain-containing protein produces MIGPFVNAGAVILGGILGAYLGSRLPERLRTTLPLIFGLCCFGLGIMLTNAVQNMSAVVLALITGTIIGELIYLEKLIGNAAGSVRGLIDRFLPPVHNISQEEFLEKFIAILVLFCVSGTGIFGAMKEGMTGDPTILYIKSILDFFTAMIFAATLGYAVTTIAIPLVLIQGILVLLATVIMPLTTANMMADFSAVGGLLLFATGFRICGIKMFPVANMLPALLLAMPISYLWEYFIK; encoded by the coding sequence ATGATTGGTCCTTTTGTGAACGCCGGTGCTGTGATTTTAGGTGGTATTTTAGGCGCCTATTTAGGCAGCCGACTACCAGAAAGACTGCGTACTACTCTGCCCTTAATTTTTGGCTTATGCTGTTTTGGCTTAGGCATAATGCTGACCAACGCAGTCCAAAATATGTCAGCAGTGGTGCTTGCCTTGATTACCGGAACTATTATCGGCGAGTTAATTTACCTAGAAAAACTGATTGGAAATGCAGCTGGATCTGTGCGAGGATTAATTGATAGATTTCTTCCACCTGTCCATAATATTTCGCAAGAGGAATTTTTGGAAAAATTTATTGCGATTCTTGTACTGTTTTGTGTGAGTGGCACCGGCATTTTTGGTGCAATGAAAGAAGGAATGACAGGCGATCCTACTATCCTTTACATCAAATCTATTTTAGATTTCTTCACCGCAATGATTTTTGCAGCTACACTAGGTTATGCAGTCACAACTATTGCTATCCCACTAGTCCTTATTCAAGGAATTTTAGTATTATTAGCAACCGTGATTATGCCACTTACTACGGCAAATATGATGGCAGATTTCTCGGCAGTGGGTGGCTTACTACTCTTTGCTACCGGTTTTCGCATTTGTGGCATTAAAATGTTCCCGGTTGCTAATATGCTACCGGCACTACTTTTAGCAATGCCGATTTCTTATTTATGGGAATATTTTATTAAATGA
- the bamE gene encoding outer membrane protein assembly factor BamE, with amino-acid sequence MKMKSLLAAMFVAMSITACSTVEKVVYRIDVPQGNYLEQDKIDQLRVGMTSEQVEYLLGTPMLKNIFDTHRWDYVFIKREGYKEPEQRNLFVYFDTKGLVSKIDDSKAKQ; translated from the coding sequence ATGAAAATGAAATCTCTTTTAGCAGCAATGTTCGTTGCAATGAGTATTACTGCTTGCTCAACGGTTGAGAAAGTGGTGTATCGTATTGATGTGCCACAAGGTAACTATTTAGAGCAAGATAAAATTGATCAATTACGTGTTGGTATGACTTCTGAGCAAGTGGAGTATTTACTTGGTACACCAATGCTTAAAAATATTTTTGATACTCATCGTTGGGATTATGTTTTTATCAAGCGTGAAGGTTATAAAGAACCTGAACAACGTAATTTGTTTGTCTATTTTGATACGAAAGGGCTAGTTTCAAAAATTGATGATAGTAAAGCGAAACAGTAG
- the hpt gene encoding hypoxanthine phosphoribosyltransferase, which translates to MKKHHIDILHSKDEVLNRIEELAKEINRHYQQNDCKNLVVVGLLRGSFMFMADLVRLLDLPVEVDFLTASSYGNSTESSRDVKILKDLDGEICGKDVLIVEDIIDTGFTLGKVGEILKLREPNSLAICTLLDKPSRREVDVPVKWVGFEIPDEFVVGYGIDYAQKYRHLDYIGKVVIDE; encoded by the coding sequence ATGAAAAAACATCATATTGACATTCTACATTCAAAAGACGAAGTGCTAAATCGTATTGAAGAATTAGCGAAAGAGATCAACCGTCACTATCAACAAAATGATTGTAAAAATCTGGTTGTAGTTGGCTTACTTCGAGGATCTTTTATGTTTATGGCAGATTTAGTGAGGCTTTTAGACTTACCGGTGGAAGTAGATTTTTTAACTGCCTCTAGCTATGGAAACAGCACTGAGTCCAGCCGTGATGTAAAAATCTTAAAAGATTTAGATGGGGAAATTTGTGGTAAAGATGTATTAATTGTAGAAGATATTATTGATACCGGATTTACCTTAGGAAAGGTAGGGGAAATTCTCAAACTACGTGAACCGAATTCATTAGCGATTTGTACCTTATTGGATAAACCCTCTCGCCGTGAAGTTGATGTGCCTGTAAAATGGGTCGGTTTTGAAATTCCAGATGAGTTTGTTGTAGGTTATGGCATTGATTATGCGCAAAAATACCGTCATTTAGATTACATTGGTAAAGTGGTAATTGATGAATAA
- a CDS encoding UbiX family flavin prenyltransferase yields MTKQRIIVGISGASGFQYGYKALELLKPFANIETHLVITKGAEMTRSLETCYTREEILALADEVHSIQNIGASIASGSFKTAGMIIAPCSMRTLSSIAHGFSDNLLTRAADVVLKERRKLVLMIREAPLNLAHIENMRKVTEMGGIVFPPIPAFYQKPTSLDEMVTHSVAHALSLLDIEIPNIPHWGE; encoded by the coding sequence ATGACAAAACAACGGATTATTGTAGGGATAAGCGGGGCAAGTGGCTTTCAATACGGCTATAAAGCCTTAGAGCTACTCAAGCCTTTCGCAAACATTGAAACCCATTTAGTAATTACAAAAGGGGCAGAAATGACGCGCAGTTTAGAAACCTGCTACACCCGAGAAGAAATCCTTGCATTAGCCGATGAAGTCCATTCCATTCAAAATATTGGAGCCAGCATCGCCAGCGGCTCCTTTAAAACCGCAGGGATGATTATCGCTCCTTGTTCTATGCGAACTTTATCGTCCATCGCTCATGGATTTAGTGATAATCTCCTTACCCGCGCAGCAGATGTGGTACTGAAAGAACGCCGCAAGTTAGTCTTGATGATAAGAGAAGCCCCACTCAATCTCGCTCATATTGAGAATATGCGAAAAGTAACCGAAATGGGCGGTATTGTCTTCCCGCCAATTCCTGCATTTTACCAAAAACCAACCAGTCTTGATGAAATGGTAACGCATAGCGTTGCTCACGCTCTTTCGCTGTTAGACATTGAAATTCCTAATATTCCACATTGGGGGGAATGA
- a CDS encoding helix-turn-helix transcriptional regulator — translation MIDEANRMKGFAHLYRLRSDLMLKYTEVLVTETLEQEYAEFEAGLRLVILLSGRSEIDFNSEVFELDASLKPQAAFLSLNRAEMVRKIFRKGQLQKELVIFLYPKWIIESQLNLASYHHFKQHLKAHQIILTQSMLKLIHDIVSEQEIQPFGLLEKEGKLLALLASAFSQLTQAPQVKKDRVQQLTESLENGKFDGWNLKQIAMYFHTNVTTLQNEFQHYHKTSIFAYLRRSKLEQAYKLLLQGLSVTQAAEFAGYSNSENFSTAFKRTFGITPSQIKRDRARGSI, via the coding sequence TTGATTGATGAAGCCAACAGAATGAAAGGTTTTGCACATTTATACCGACTGCGTTCAGATCTTATGCTCAAATATACAGAGGTTTTAGTAACCGAAACACTAGAACAAGAATACGCAGAATTTGAAGCAGGGCTAAGATTGGTTATATTATTGAGTGGGCGCTCGGAAATTGATTTTAATTCGGAAGTATTTGAATTAGATGCAAGTTTAAAACCTCAAGCAGCATTTTTATCTCTAAATAGAGCTGAAATGGTGCGTAAAATTTTTAGGAAAGGGCAACTTCAAAAAGAGCTTGTTATCTTTCTATACCCTAAATGGATAATAGAAAGTCAGTTGAATTTAGCTAGCTATCACCACTTTAAACAGCATTTAAAAGCTCACCAAATTATTTTGACTCAGAGTATGTTAAAGCTTATTCACGATATTGTGTCAGAACAGGAAATACAACCATTTGGGCTACTTGAGAAAGAAGGGAAATTATTAGCTTTATTAGCTAGTGCTTTTTCGCAGCTAACGCAAGCTCCCCAGGTAAAAAAAGATCGAGTACAACAACTAACGGAATCATTAGAAAACGGTAAATTTGACGGTTGGAATTTGAAGCAGATCGCAATGTATTTCCATACCAATGTAACAACATTACAAAATGAATTTCAGCATTACCACAAAACGTCTATTTTTGCCTATTTAAGACGTTCTAAATTAGAACAGGCTTATAAATTATTATTACAAGGATTGAGTGTTACACAAGCGGCTGAATTTGCCGGATATTCAAATTCGGAGAATTTTTCAACGGCATTTAAGCGAACTTTTGGGATAACACCGAGCCAGATTAAACGTGATAGAGCTAGAGGGAGTATTTGA
- a CDS encoding RidA family protein: protein MTTIHTENAPAAIGPYVQAVDLGNMVLTSGQIPVNPQTGEIPTDIAQQTRQSLENVKAIIEQAGLTVADIVKTTVFVKDLNAFATVNAEYEAFFRENGHPAFPARSCVEVARLPKDVGIEIEAIAARL from the coding sequence ATGACAACTATCCACACCGAAAACGCCCCTGCAGCAATCGGTCCTTATGTACAAGCAGTTGATTTAGGCAATATGGTGCTAACTTCCGGACAAATCCCGGTCAATCCCCAAACAGGTGAGATCCCAACTGATATTGCACAGCAAACCCGTCAATCACTAGAGAATGTGAAAGCCATTATTGAGCAAGCAGGTCTTACTGTTGCAGATATTGTAAAAACCACTGTATTTGTTAAAGATCTCAACGCTTTTGCAACCGTTAATGCTGAATATGAAGCTTTTTTCCGTGAAAATGGCCACCCAGCCTTCCCAGCTCGCTCTTGTGTAGAAGTCGCTCGCTTACCTAAAGATGTTGGGATAGAAATTGAAGCGATTGCTGCTCGCTTATAA
- the gdhA gene encoding NADP-specific glutamate dehydrogenase, with the protein MSDLNALFQKIKQRDPNQAPFHQAVEEVFGSLGPFLAKNPKYTQQGLLERIVEPERVISFRVTWVDDKGQVQVNRGYRVQMSSAIGPYKGGIRFHPTVDLGVLKFLAFEQVFKNALTTLPMGGGKGGSDFDPKGKSDAEVMRFCQAFMSELFRHIGADTDVPAGDIGVGGREIGYMYGQYKKLRNEFTSVLTGKSLTWGGSLIRPEATGYGAVYFAESMLATRGQSVEGKRVVISGSGNVAQYAAEKVIQKGGKVLTVSDSNGYVLFPDSGMTEAQLNALLVLKNERRERLSVYAKEEGLQYFDGQKPWGVACDIALPCATQNELDTEDAKELVKNGCVCVSEGANMPTTLGGVEVFIGAKILYAPGKAANAGGVATSGLEMSQNAIRLSWSREEVDQRLFNIMKSIHENCVENGTEADGYINYVNGANIAGFKKVANAMLEQGIV; encoded by the coding sequence ATGAGCGATTTAAACGCACTTTTCCAAAAAATCAAACAACGTGATCCTAACCAAGCACCTTTCCATCAAGCAGTTGAAGAAGTATTTGGTTCTTTAGGTCCATTCTTAGCAAAAAATCCAAAATACACTCAACAAGGTTTATTGGAACGTATTGTTGAACCAGAGCGCGTAATCAGCTTCCGCGTGACTTGGGTGGACGATAAAGGTCAAGTGCAAGTAAACCGTGGTTATCGTGTACAAATGAGTTCAGCGATCGGTCCATACAAAGGCGGTATCCGTTTCCACCCAACTGTGGATTTAGGTGTATTAAAATTCTTAGCCTTTGAACAAGTATTCAAAAATGCATTAACAACATTACCTATGGGTGGTGGTAAAGGTGGTTCGGATTTCGATCCTAAAGGTAAATCAGATGCGGAAGTGATGCGTTTTTGCCAAGCATTTATGAGCGAATTATTCCGTCACATCGGCGCAGACACCGACGTGCCGGCAGGCGATATCGGCGTAGGTGGTCGTGAAATCGGCTATATGTATGGTCAATACAAAAAATTGCGTAATGAATTTACCTCTGTTTTAACCGGTAAATCTTTAACTTGGGGTGGTAGCTTAATTCGTCCGGAAGCGACAGGTTATGGTGCAGTTTACTTTGCCGAGTCAATGCTAGCGACAAGAGGACAATCTGTTGAAGGTAAACGTGTTGTGATTTCCGGTTCAGGTAACGTAGCTCAATATGCAGCAGAAAAAGTTATTCAAAAAGGTGGTAAAGTCTTAACTGTTTCTGATTCTAACGGCTATGTGTTATTCCCGGATTCAGGTATGACAGAAGCACAACTCAACGCATTATTAGTGCTTAAAAATGAGCGTCGTGAACGTTTATCTGTTTATGCGAAGGAAGAAGGTTTGCAATACTTTGACGGCCAAAAACCATGGGGTGTGGCGTGTGATATTGCATTACCTTGTGCAACCCAAAACGAATTAGATACTGAAGATGCAAAAGAGTTAGTGAAAAACGGCTGTGTTTGTGTATCTGAAGGTGCGAACATGCCAACAACTTTAGGCGGTGTTGAAGTGTTTATTGGCGCAAAAATCCTTTATGCACCGGGTAAAGCAGCGAATGCCGGTGGTGTTGCGACATCTGGTTTAGAAATGAGCCAAAATGCGATCCGTTTATCATGGAGTAGAGAAGAAGTTGATCAACGTTTATTCAATATTATGAAATCTATCCACGAAAACTGTGTAGAAAACGGTACTGAAGCAGACGGTTATATCAACTATGTAAATGGTGCAAATATCGCAGGCTTCAAAAAAGTAGCAAATGCGATGTTAGAACAAGGCATTGTTTAA
- the pmbA gene encoding metalloprotease PmbA: MSITNKQELQQQEIELRQAVEFALNFAKKFGAEAEVGVTKVAGLSVSSRLEQVENIEFNNDGSLGISVYLGKRKGNASTSDLQPESIQKTVESALAIAKYTSEDNCSGLADKEIMAFTAPDLDLYHQADISVDQAVQLAVETEHYSLNADENIVNSEGATFNSHSGIRVYGNTHGMLQSYLSSRYSLSCSVISAYEDQLERDYEYTISREFDKLQSAKWVGQQAAIKAVDRLNPQRIKTAKMPVIFYNDVATGLVGHLAGAISGGALYRKSSFLLDKLGEQILPKWFEISERPHLLRQLASSAFDSEGVITQDREIITDGVLQTYLMTSYSGRKMGLKSTGHAGGIHNWLVKPSCTGGLNTLLKEMGTGLLVTEMLGSAINSVTGEYSRGAAGFWVENGEIQYPVAEITIAGQLQEMYKNIVAVGDDIEHRSNIQTGSILLENMKVSGE; this comes from the coding sequence ATGTCAATTACAAACAAGCAAGAACTTCAACAGCAAGAAATAGAATTAAGGCAAGCGGTCGAATTTGCGTTAAATTTTGCAAAAAAATTTGGGGCGGAAGCGGAAGTTGGCGTGACTAAAGTAGCAGGTCTTTCTGTATCAAGCCGTTTGGAGCAAGTGGAAAATATTGAGTTTAATAATGACGGTTCTCTCGGTATTTCTGTTTATTTGGGAAAGCGTAAAGGGAATGCCTCTACCTCTGATTTACAGCCGGAGTCTATTCAAAAAACGGTAGAGTCTGCCTTGGCTATTGCAAAATATACTTCAGAAGATAATTGCTCAGGGCTGGCGGATAAAGAGATTATGGCATTTACTGCACCGGATTTAGATCTTTATCACCAAGCGGATATTTCAGTTGATCAAGCTGTGCAACTTGCGGTTGAGACAGAGCATTATTCGTTAAATGCAGATGAAAATATCGTCAATAGCGAGGGGGCTACCTTTAATTCTCATAGTGGAATTCGGGTTTACGGTAATACCCATGGCATGTTGCAAAGCTACCTTTCAAGCCGTTATTCACTTTCTTGCAGTGTGATTTCTGCCTATGAAGATCAGCTTGAACGTGACTATGAATATACAATTTCCCGAGAGTTTGATAAGTTACAATCAGCAAAATGGGTGGGGCAACAAGCAGCAATTAAAGCAGTTGATCGCCTAAATCCTCAGCGTATTAAAACCGCGAAAATGCCGGTGATTTTTTATAATGATGTGGCAACTGGTTTAGTTGGGCATTTAGCCGGAGCGATTAGTGGTGGTGCTTTATACCGCAAATCCAGTTTTTTATTAGATAAATTAGGCGAGCAGATTTTACCTAAGTGGTTTGAGATTTCAGAACGTCCGCATTTATTACGTCAGTTGGCTTCATCGGCGTTTGATAGCGAAGGGGTTATCACTCAAGATCGTGAAATCATTACCGATGGCGTGCTACAAACCTATTTAATGACCAGCTATTCCGGCAGAAAAATGGGACTTAAAAGCACCGGCCATGCAGGTGGAATTCATAACTGGTTAGTCAAACCAAGCTGCACAGGTGGTTTAAATACACTCTTAAAAGAAATGGGAACAGGTTTATTAGTAACGGAAATGCTAGGTTCGGCAATTAATAGTGTAACAGGGGAATATTCTCGAGGAGCTGCGGGCTTCTGGGTAGAAAATGGTGAAATTCAATATCCGGTCGCAGAAATTACCATTGCAGGGCAATTACAAGAAATGTATAAAAATATCGTTGCAGTGGGAGATGATATCGAACATCGTTCTAATATTCAGACGGGCTCGATTTTATTAGAGAACATGAAAGTATCGGGAGAATAA
- a CDS encoding pyridoxamine 5'-phosphate oxidase family protein: MLHLPQNIVEFIQSHHVVNFATHNQTDFWSASCFYAFDAPNTRLIILTAKTTRHAMLMLENPHIVGTICDQVENISEIEGVQFSAIASYLEDEQARNIALQIYYEKHPLARLKPSDVWELSFNTIKHTSNKIIFAKKTIWEKHKT, encoded by the coding sequence ATGCTCCATCTTCCCCAAAATATTGTTGAATTTATTCAATCTCATCACGTTGTGAATTTTGCGACTCATAACCAAACTGATTTTTGGTCGGCAAGCTGTTTTTACGCTTTTGATGCCCCAAATACCCGCTTGATTATTTTAACCGCCAAAACGACCCGACACGCTATGTTGATGTTAGAGAATCCGCATATTGTCGGCACGATTTGCGATCAAGTAGAAAACATCAGTGAAATTGAAGGCGTGCAGTTTTCTGCTATTGCAAGCTATTTGGAAGATGAACAAGCAAGAAATATCGCTTTGCAAATTTATTACGAAAAACACCCGCTTGCACGTTTAAAACCAAGTGATGTGTGGGAGCTTTCTTTTAATACAATTAAACATACCAGCAATAAAATCATATTTGCGAAAAAGACGATTTGGGAAAAACATAAAACCTGA
- a CDS encoding SirB2 family protein: MDYLSTIIKAHFGLAYISLVLLLTRGALSAKMVDWRQYKILRIAPHMVDTFLLLSGFAIVGIFLSYEFFTLEQFSWLLPKLLFIVLYVVFATKAFKKGQAFSLKHYLLAVVSFMLVMLTATLH; this comes from the coding sequence ATGGATTACCTATCAACCATTATTAAAGCCCATTTCGGCTTAGCTTATATTAGTTTAGTGTTACTATTAACTCGTGGGGCGCTATCTGCCAAAATGGTCGATTGGCGACAATATAAAATCTTGCGTATTGCTCCTCATATGGTGGATACGTTTTTATTACTGAGCGGTTTTGCTATTGTCGGTATTTTTCTTTCCTATGAATTTTTCACCTTAGAGCAATTCAGTTGGTTATTACCTAAATTATTGTTTATTGTGCTGTATGTAGTTTTCGCTACTAAAGCATTTAAAAAAGGACAAGCCTTTTCCTTAAAACATTACTTGCTTGCGGTAGTCTCTTTTATGCTCGTAATGCTTACAGCCACACTTCACTAA